From Phycodurus eques isolate BA_2022a chromosome 1, UOR_Pequ_1.1, whole genome shotgun sequence, one genomic window encodes:
- the LOC133409169 gene encoding IQ motif and SEC7 domain-containing protein 1-like isoform X6, giving the protein MLERKYGGRFITRHAARTIQTAFRQYQMNKNFERLRSSMSENRMSRRIVLSNMRMQLSFEGAEKMHSSYFEGRQVSMTEDGAPLSMLQSECGDIQVHQQANMASHPPAQGDLTDAITELEDAFSRQVKSLAESIDDALNCRSLQGDEGPDPEVERDVPYQVKSHRRAAGQIHDDSMASYSDVTLFIDEDDMSPPIALSRSGEQPAGAELDMRLRSVNSSQDYWPIDPKDEGRDTDTSCRSTPSLECQEQRLRMDHLPLLTIEPPSDSSVDLSDRSDRGSVKRPPVYEPHSHIVTSSQASPKHISHGPPPRAASRDEDAPLRHRHRQLESHLAINGSANRQSKSESDFSDGDNDSINSTSNSNDTINCSSESSSRDSLREQTLSKQTYHKETRNSWDSPIFSNDVIRKRHYRIGLNLFNKKPEKGIQYLTERGFIPDTPVGVAHFLLQRKGLSRQMIGEFLGNRQKQFNRDVLDCVVDEMDFQSMELDEALRKFQNHIRVQGEAQKVERLIEAFSQRYCICNPTVVRQFRNPDTIFILAFAIILLNTDMYSPNVKPERKMKLEDFIKNLRGVDDGEDIPRETLVGIYERIRKRELKTNEDHVSQVQKVEKLIVGKKPIGSLHHGLGCVLSLPHRRLVCYCRLFEVPDPNKLQKLGLHQREIFLFNDLLVVTKIFQKKKNSVTYSFRQSFSLYGMQVMLFENQYYPNGIRLTSAIPGADIKVLINFNAPNPQDRKKFTDDLRESIAEVQEMEKYRIESELEKQKGVVRPSMSQSSGLKKETGNGSMNRASLDDTYAMGEGLKRSALSSSLRDLSEAGKRGRRSSAGSLDSNMEGSIISSPHTRRRATTPREGTSREHPSLPNSASTSILGSLFGSKRGKPSSQSHGPYPPPGHPTLISHKPHPTNLHHTAQVVHGVQVPHHSHHPQYCQVPQNPPPYHHHHHYHPPPHTQYHKHPTYSSHVHQHTQHSHYSQHSHHTSHSQHAPHHHSTQQAGTAPGGPKTKHSGISTVV; this is encoded by the exons ATGCTCGAGCGCAAATATGGCGGACGATTCATAACTCGGCATGCGGCTCGTACGATCCAAACTGCCTTCCGACAGTATCAGATGAACAAAAATTTTGAACGTCTCAGGAGCTCTATGTCTGAAAATCGCATGTCCAGACGCATCGTTCTCTCCAACATGAGGATGCAGTTGTCATTTGAGGGTGCAGAGAAAATGCACAGCTCCTACTTTGAAGGGAGACAGGTGTCTATGACGGAGGATGGCGCCCCTCTGTCCATGTTGCAGTCTGAATGTGGGGATATACAGGTCCACCAGCAGGCCAATATGGCGTCTCATCCACCCGCACAGGGTGATCTGACAGACGCCATCACGGAACTAGAGGACGCCTTCTCCAGGCAGGTGAAATCCCTGGCAGAGTCAATAGATGATGCACTGAACTGCCGCAGCCTTCAAGGGGATGAAGGTCCGGACCCTGAGGTGGAGAGGGACGTTCCCTATCAGGTGAAGTCCCACCGCAGAGCAGCTGGACAAATCCATGATGACTCAATGGCATCTTATAGTGATGTCACTCTGTTCATCGATGAGGATGACATGTCGCCTCCCATTGCTCTGTCAAGGTCGGGAGAGCAGCCCGCTGGCGCAGAATTGGACATGCGCTTGCGGTCAGTCAATTCCTCCCAGGACTACTGGCCTATTGACCCTAAAGATGAGGGTCGCGACACGGACACGAGCTGCCGCAGCACTCCTTCTCTGGAATGCCAAGAGCAGCGTCTGAGAATGGACCATCTTCCTTTGTTGACTATAGAACCTCCGAGCGACAGCTCGGTGGACCTAAGCGATCGCTCCGATCGGGGCTCAGTCAAAAGGCCGCCTGTGTACGAGCCGCACAGCCACATTGTAACATCATCCCAGGCAAGTCCCAAACATATTTCCCATGGACCCCCGCCAAGAGCGGCCTCCCGCGATGAGGATGCCCCTCTACGTCACCGCCACCGCCAGCTGGAGAGCCACCTAGCTATCAACGGCTCAGCTAACCGGCAGAGCAAGTCAGAGTCTGACTTTTCGGATGGCGACAATGACAGCATCAACAGCACCTCTAACTCGAACGACACTATCAACTGCAGCTCTGAGTCCTCGTCGAGGGACAGCCTGCGAGAACAGACGCTCAGCAAGCAGACCTACCACAAAGAGACCCGCAACAGCTGGGATTCGCCCATCTTTAGCAACGATGTGATTCGCAAGAGACATTATCGCATCGGCCTGAATCTCTTCAACAA GAAGCCAGAGAAGGGCATCCAGTACTTGACCGAGAGGGGCTTCATCCCTGACACACCGGTTGGTGTGGCTCACTTCTTGCTGCAAAGGAAAGGCCTGAGCCGGCAGATGATCGGAGAGTTCCTAGGAAACCGACAGAAACAGTTCAATAGGGATGTTTTGGA CTGTGTGGTAGATGAAATGGACTTTCAGAGCATGGAGCTGGATGAAGCCCTCAGGAAATTTCAGAACCACATCCGTGTCCAGGGAGAGGCCCAGAAGGTGGAGCGACTCATTGAAGCCTTCAG CCAGCGCTACTGTATCTGCAACCCTACAGTGGTGCGGCAGTTTAGGAACCCTGACACGATCTTCATCCTGGCCTTTGCAATCATCCTCCTCAACACAGACATGTACAGCCCCAACGTCAAACCTGAGAGGAAGATGAAGCTAGAGGATTTCATCAAGAACttaagag GTGTGGATGATGGTGAGGATATACCCAGGGAGACTCTCGTTGGAATCTATGAGAGGATCCGTAAACGGGAACTGAAGACCAATGAAGACCATGTGTCACAGGTCCAGAAGGTTGAGAAGCTCATAGTTGGGAAGAAACCA ATCGGATCACTGCATCATGGACTGGGATGT GTTCTATCACTCCCCCATCGCCGCTTGGTGTGTTACTGCCGCCTCTTTGAAGTGCCAGATCCAAACAAGCTCCAGAAGCTGGGCCTGCATCAGCGGGAGATCTTCCTGTTCAATGACCTCCTTGTG GTGACAAAGATctttcagaagaagaagaactcaGTCACATACAGCTTCAGACAGTCCTTCTCTCTCTATGGGATGCAAGTCATGCTGTTTGAAAACCAGT ATTACCCAAATGGAATCAGACTTACGTCAGCCATCCCAGGTGCGgacatcaaagtcctcatcaaCTTTAATGCGCCCAACCCCCAGGACCGCAAAAAGTTCACAGACGACCTGCGAGAGTCCATTGCTGAGGTTCAGGAAATGGAGAAATACAGAATAGAGT CCGAGCTTGAGAAGCAGAAGGGAGTGGTGAGGCCCAGCATGTCGCAGAGCTCCGGCTTGAAGAAAGAGACTGGAAATGGCAGCATGAACCGCGCAAGTCTGGATGACACCTACGCCATGGGCGAAGGGCTGAAGAGGAGTGCCCTCAGCAGCTCCCTGCGAGATCTCTCCGAAGCAG GCAAGCGGGGGCGTCGCAGCAGTGCAGGATCACTAGACAGCAATATGGAA GGGTCCATCATTAGCAGCCCGCACACGCGCCGAAGAGCCACCACCCCGCGTGAGGGCACGTCCCGCGAGCATCCCTCCCTCCCCAACTCTGCATCCACCTCCATTCTGGGCTCGCTGTTCGGTAGCAAAAGAGGCAAACCGTCCTCCCAGAGCCACGGCCCTTACCCCCCGCCTGGCCACCCCACGCTCATATCCCACAAGCCCCACCCAACCAACCTGCACCACACGGCACAGGTGGTGCACGGCGTGCAGGTGCCGCACCACAGCCACCACCCGCAGTACTGCCAAGTCCCTCAGAACCCGCCGCCTTATCACCACCATCACCACTACCACCCCCCGCCCCACACGCAGTACCACAAGCACCCCACCTACTCCTCACACGTGCATCAGCACACCCAGCACAGCCACTACAGCCAGCATTCTCATCACACCTCCCACTCCCAGCACGCGCCCCATCACCACAGTACCCAGCAAGCAGGCACGGCACCCGGCGGACCCAAAACCAAACACAGTGGCATCAGCACCGTAGTGTGA